The following proteins are co-located in the Eptesicus fuscus isolate TK198812 chromosome 9, DD_ASM_mEF_20220401, whole genome shotgun sequence genome:
- the PPP1R3G gene encoding protein phosphatase 1 regulatory subunit 3G has product MEPQGAQRLTLEAQGPAPFGEPPPARERPAAGVLCLEGGEDGGSVAESGSPDAEPLSPEEEAVLREQEELLACRRRRRARSFSLPADPLLQAAKLLQQRQQLGLGLGAEGGERAEDAPHGPGGCCAKCKKRVQFADALGLSLASVKHFSEAEEPRVPPAVLSRLRSFPMSAEDLQQLPGLLAAVGAPPPRLRPLFELPGPGAAAERLRRQRVCLERVHCSAPGDAEVTGSGRVLGCPGPRAVAVRYTFTEWRSFLDVPADLQPEPAELQRPETPSGEPGPGGAEEEPSAERFHFSLCLPPGLQPQEGEDVNAPDIAVHFAVCYRCAQGEYWDNNAGANYTLRYARPSPSP; this is encoded by the coding sequence ATGGAGCCCCAGGGGGCGCAGCGGCTCACTTTGGAGGCGCAGGGGCCCGCGCCCTTTGGAGAACCCCCACCAGCCCGGGAGCGGCCCGCCGCCGGGGTCCTCTGCCTGGAGGGTGGCGAGGACGGCGGCAGCGTAGCGGAGTCCGGGAGCCCCGACGCCGAGCCCTTGTCCCCCGAGGAGGAGGCTGTTCTCCgagagcaggaggagctgctggcgtgccgccgccgccgccgcgcgcgGTCCTTCTCGCTGCCCGCCGACCCGCTCTTGCAGGCGGCCAAGCTCCTGCAGCAGCGCCAGCAGCTCGGCCTGGGGCTGGGCGCGGAGGGCGGCGAGAGGGCCGAGGACGCGCCGCACGGCCCGGGCGGCTGCTGCGCCAAGTGCAAGAAGCGAGTGCAGTTCGCGGACGCGCTGGGGCTGAGCCTGGCCAGCGTCAAGCACTTCAGCGAGGCCGAGGAGCCGCGGGTGCCGCCGGCCGtgctctcccgcctccgcagcttCCCCATGAGCGCCGAGGACCTGCAACAGCTCCCGGGCCTGCTGGCGGCGGTCGGGGCGCCGCCCCCACGGCTCCGTCCCCTCTTCGAGCTTCCCGGGCCCGGCGCGGCGGCCGAGCGCCTGCGGCGGCAGCGCGTGTGCCTGGAGCGCGTGCACTGCTCGGCGCCCGGGGACGCGGAGGTGACCGGCTCGGGACGGGTGCTGGGCTGCCCCGGGCCGAGGGCCGTGGCCGTGCGCTACACTTTCACCGAATGGCGCTCCTTCCTGGACGTGCCTGCAGACCTGCAGCCGGAGCCCGCGGAGCTTCAGCGGCCGGAGACGCCGTCGGGGGAACCTGGGCCCGGGGGCGCCGAGGAGGAGCCGAGCGCCGAGCGCTTCCACTTCTCCCTGTGCCTGCCCCCGGGTCTGCAGCCCCAGGAGGGGGAGGACGTGAACGCGCCGGACATCGCCGTCCACTTCGCAGTCTGCTACCGCTGCGCCCAGGGCGAGTACTGGGACAACAACGCGGGGGCCAACTACACGCTGCGCTACGCGCGCCCCTCGCCCTCTCCCTGA